DNA sequence from the Tissierellales bacterium genome:
AATAGCAACTATTTTATCAGCTCAATGTACTGATGTAAGAGTTAATAAAATAACTAAGGATTTATTCAAAAAATATAAAAAGCCAGAAGATTATCTAGAACTTACTCAGGAGGAGCTAGGAGAGTTAATAAGGAGTTGTGGCTTTTATAAGAATAAAAGTAAACATATTTTAGGGACATGTAAAATATTAGTAGAAGAATATGGTGGAAAAGTTCCGGATACAAGAGAAGAACTTATGAAATTGCCAGGGGTTGGTAGAAAGACGGCAAATGTAGTTTTAAGTAATGCATTTTCAGTAGATGCTATAGCAGTAGATACTCATGTATTTAGGGTATCTAATAGAATAGGATTAGCTAATAGTGATAATGTTTTAGAGACTGAAAAAGATTTAATGAAAAATATAGACAAAAAACTTTGGTCTAAGGCTCACCATTGGTTAATACTTCATGGTAGAAGGATTTGTAAAGCCAGAAGGCCTTTATGTGAAGATTGTCCATTGACAGAT
Encoded proteins:
- the nth gene encoding endonuclease III — encoded protein: IATILSAQCTDVRVNKITKDLFKKYKKPEDYLELTQEELGELIRSCGFYKNKSKHILGTCKILVEEYGGKVPDTREELMKLPGVGRKTANVVLSNAFSVDAIAVDTHVFRVSNRIGLANSDNVLETEKDLMKNIDKKLWSKAHHWLILHGRRICKARRPLCEDCPLTDYCLYYNNK